One part of the Candidatus Zymogenus saltonus genome encodes these proteins:
- a CDS encoding protease complex subunit PrcB family protein: protein MSKRLIFMFLVFFGLTAVSAGENTFSTLAKGYYASGIEEKVEAVFYDADAFSSFFKKNYIGVTPAPKIPEVDFKKDMVVAVSPGPRMSGGYDVEIVEIVEMEGKLVVEIRYSEPGPSAIVTTAITQPHHIVSTPKRDLPVVFRWEEKKSE from the coding sequence ATGTCGAAAAGATTAATTTTCATGTTTCTGGTCTTTTTCGGATTGACGGCCGTATCGGCGGGCGAAAACACATTTTCCACCCTTGCCAAGGGGTATTATGCATCGGGGATCGAAGAGAAGGTGGAGGCGGTCTTTTACGATGCGGACGCATTTTCTTCATTCTTTAAAAAAAACTACATTGGAGTGACGCCGGCACCAAAGATCCCCGAGGTGGATTTCAAAAAGGATATGGTGGTAGCGGTCTCCCCGGGGCCCAGGATGTCCGGGGGATACGATGTTGAGATAGTCGAGATTGTCGAGATGGAAGGAAAGCTCGTGGTTGAAATCCGATACAGTGAGCCCGGCCCGAGCGCCATCGTGACAACGGCCATCACCCAGCCCCATCACATAGTATCCACACCTAAGAGGGATCTGCCGGTGGTGTTCAGATGGGAAGAGAAAAAATCCGAATGA
- a CDS encoding CoA-binding protein translates to MKDGFKTKLDPIFYPESVAIIGASNNFAKWGSFITAHMIVGGYLGKIYPINPKKDTIYGRKAYKNIADVPGKVDLAIITTPAKTVFNVVKECIEKKVGGIVVVTSGFSETDEEGIKFERELAELLEKAKIPMVGPNTMGVMCTQKRLFSIGAPLYPHRGDISFMSQSGNLGNQMLEWAEMHSVGMGKFVGSGNEALLKKSDFLRYFKDDPDTKVILLYVEGVEEGEKFLEIAQETTKRKPIVALKGGRTEAGGVAARSHTGSLAGDSEIITSAFRQAGIIEARTPTDMLDYSMALDNLPLPKGDRVGIITLGGGWGVVTSDNVVECGLTVAKLGKKVIDKLDKILPPFWSKRNPVDLVGQINPEAYVQSVEAVTSSDDVDAVICLGIVGVSSMGIRSFAASATAADLDNIEYAIRQAQGRLASIERSFLDKVNELMNEYKKPIINVSLYAGGRRERYQSRTGYSEVVYSTPEKAVQSLAAMYEYYKYLSGHGITELKGFL, encoded by the coding sequence ATGAAAGACGGATTTAAAACAAAACTCGATCCTATATTCTATCCTGAAAGCGTCGCCATTATAGGGGCCAGCAACAACTTTGCGAAGTGGGGATCTTTTATCACGGCCCACATGATCGTCGGCGGGTACCTCGGGAAGATCTACCCGATAAACCCGAAGAAAGATACGATATACGGAAGGAAGGCCTATAAAAATATCGCCGACGTTCCAGGGAAGGTGGACCTCGCCATAATAACCACCCCCGCAAAGACGGTCTTCAACGTCGTCAAAGAGTGTATCGAGAAAAAAGTCGGCGGTATCGTGGTGGTCACGTCCGGCTTTTCCGAGACGGACGAGGAGGGAATTAAGTTTGAGAGGGAACTGGCAGAACTTCTGGAAAAGGCCAAGATACCGATGGTTGGGCCGAACACGATGGGTGTAATGTGCACCCAGAAGCGCCTTTTCTCAATAGGCGCCCCCCTATATCCCCACCGTGGCGATATCTCGTTCATGTCCCAGAGCGGGAACCTCGGAAACCAGATGCTCGAATGGGCGGAGATGCACAGCGTCGGCATGGGCAAGTTCGTGGGATCGGGGAACGAGGCGCTCCTGAAAAAGTCGGATTTCCTGAGATATTTCAAAGACGATCCCGACACCAAGGTAATACTCCTCTACGTTGAGGGGGTCGAGGAGGGAGAGAAATTTCTCGAGATCGCCCAGGAGACCACAAAGAGAAAACCGATTGTGGCCCTCAAAGGCGGAAGGACCGAGGCCGGCGGTGTCGCCGCCCGCTCCCACACCGGCTCCCTTGCCGGGGACAGCGAGATAATCACCTCGGCCTTTAGGCAGGCGGGAATTATCGAGGCGAGGACCCCCACTGATATGCTCGATTACTCCATGGCCCTGGACAACCTCCCCCTCCCCAAGGGCGACAGGGTGGGAATAATCACCCTGGGCGGAGGCTGGGGCGTGGTCACGTCCGACAACGTGGTGGAGTGCGGGCTTACCGTCGCCAAGCTCGGGAAGAAGGTGATCGACAAGCTCGACAAGATCCTCCCCCCCTTCTGGAGCAAGAGAAATCCCGTAGACCTCGTGGGACAGATAAACCCGGAGGCGTACGTGCAATCGGTGGAGGCGGTCACTTCATCCGACGACGTGGACGCCGTGATCTGCCTCGGGATCGTCGGGGTTTCCAGCATGGGAATCCGCTCCTTTGCGGCCTCGGCCACGGCCGCCGACCTCGACAACATCGAATACGCAATCCGTCAAGCACAGGGACGCCTGGCATCGATCGAGAGGAGTTTCCTGGACAAGGTAAACGAGCTCATGAACGAATACAAAAAGCCGATCATTAACGTCTCTCTCTACGCCGGGGGAAGGAGGGAGCGCTACCAGTCGAGGACGGGCTATTCCGAGGTCGTTTACTCAACGCCGGAAAAGGCGGTGCAGTCCCTCGCCGCCATGTACGAATACTACAAATATCTCTCCGGACACGGCATTACGGAGCTGAAGGGATTCCTATAA
- a CDS encoding 4Fe-4S binding protein → MLSALLTLAGLGLIAALGLAVASRVFYVDIDPRINTIADLLPGANCGGCGYPGCSALAAAIVSGEGKIESCSAVDEQSALAIADVMGIIYTETEKKHAVIHCNFPAGGVGEKFRYLGVTDCRAANMMSNGPKLCAYACIGLGTCRDVCPFGAITLTEAGLPVVDIDKCTACGKCVEACPKSLIDLAPVSKTVHVLCSSREKGAAVKKLCSVGCISCMACEKACPFEAIKITDNLARINYDKCRSCGICVSKCPTGSIVDYRDYRLVAEISDKCNGCTLCARACPTNAISGTPKEMHVVDGEKCIGCGICVDQCKRNAVTLKKVEGVKRAVVAG, encoded by the coding sequence ATGCTGTCAGCCCTGTTGACATTGGCGGGATTGGGCCTCATCGCGGCTTTGGGACTCGCCGTGGCCTCCCGCGTCTTCTACGTCGATATCGATCCAAGGATAAATACGATCGCCGACCTCCTCCCAGGGGCCAACTGCGGAGGCTGCGGCTACCCCGGCTGCAGCGCCCTCGCCGCGGCGATAGTCAGCGGAGAGGGGAAGATCGAAAGCTGCTCCGCCGTCGACGAACAAAGCGCCCTCGCCATAGCGGACGTCATGGGGATCATCTACACCGAGACCGAGAAGAAACACGCCGTGATACACTGCAATTTCCCCGCGGGAGGCGTCGGCGAAAAATTCAGATACCTCGGCGTGACCGACTGCCGCGCCGCAAACATGATGTCAAACGGGCCCAAGCTCTGTGCCTACGCCTGCATCGGCCTCGGAACGTGCAGGGACGTCTGCCCCTTCGGCGCAATAACCTTAACCGAGGCGGGGCTTCCGGTGGTCGATATAGACAAGTGCACCGCCTGCGGGAAGTGCGTCGAGGCGTGCCCCAAGTCGCTGATCGACCTCGCCCCGGTAAGCAAGACCGTCCACGTCCTCTGTTCATCGAGGGAAAAGGGGGCAGCGGTCAAAAAACTATGCAGTGTGGGGTGTATATCGTGCATGGCCTGCGAAAAGGCGTGCCCCTTCGAGGCGATAAAGATAACAGACAATCTCGCCCGAATCAATTACGACAAGTGCAGGAGCTGTGGTATATGCGTCTCCAAGTGCCCCACGGGCTCGATCGTCGATTATCGGGATTACCGCCTCGTCGCCGAGATCTCGGATAAGTGCAACGGCTGTACCCTCTGCGCAAGGGCGTGCCCGACAAACGCCATCTCCGGCACACCCAAGGAGATGCACGTGGTGGACGGTGAGAAGTGCATCGGGTGCGGCATCTGCGTGGATCAGTGCAAGAGGAATGCTGTGACCTTAAAAAAGGTCGAGGGAGTAAAAAGGGCGGTCGTCGCCGGTTAG
- a CDS encoding nitronate monooxygenase: MKTKITELFGIKYPILLSGMSWISIPKVVAAVSNAGGLGILATGPLSLDETREAIKEVRSLTDKPFGANASLLLPAGRENAEILIEEKVPVINFALGKGDWLVDKAHKYGGKVIATVINHYHAKRAQDYGTDGLIVTGHEAAGHGGDATSLVLIPSISKAMNIPIIAAGGFSSGMALAAALALGAEGIAMGSRFMSTAESPLHQNFKDLSIEKTIYDTIYSTRIDGIPCRCMDTKATRRAVKRGLNLPAAFFNSRIIAKQLKLPFFKLFLGVLASGPKNAIQMAYLANTYRAANLATEDGDVKRGILPVGQVTGLIEDVPTIKELMERMVKEAEETKKKLNEMI; this comes from the coding sequence ATGAAGACGAAGATTACGGAACTTTTTGGTATCAAGTATCCTATACTACTTTCGGGGATGAGCTGGATCAGCATTCCCAAGGTGGTGGCGGCGGTCTCCAACGCCGGAGGGTTGGGGATTCTGGCGACAGGCCCGTTGAGCCTGGACGAGACGAGAGAGGCGATAAAAGAGGTAAGGTCTCTGACCGATAAACCCTTCGGCGCCAACGCGTCCCTCTTGCTTCCGGCGGGGAGGGAAAACGCCGAGATTTTAATTGAGGAGAAGGTCCCCGTGATAAACTTCGCCCTGGGAAAGGGTGACTGGCTGGTGGACAAGGCCCATAAATACGGCGGCAAGGTGATTGCCACGGTGATAAACCACTACCACGCAAAGCGCGCCCAGGACTACGGGACTGACGGGCTGATCGTTACGGGGCACGAGGCGGCGGGCCACGGCGGGGACGCCACGAGCCTGGTACTTATCCCGAGCATCTCCAAGGCTATGAATATACCGATCATCGCGGCCGGCGGATTTTCCAGCGGGATGGCTCTTGCCGCGGCGCTCGCCCTCGGGGCCGAAGGTATAGCGATGGGAAGCCGCTTCATGTCGACAGCGGAGAGCCCCCTCCATCAGAACTTCAAGGACCTCTCCATCGAAAAGACGATATACGATACGATATACTCGACGAGGATCGACGGTATCCCGTGCCGCTGCATGGACACGAAGGCCACACGAAGGGCGGTCAAGCGGGGCTTGAATCTCCCGGCGGCGTTTTTCAACTCGAGGATTATTGCAAAGCAGCTGAAGCTCCCGTTTTTCAAGCTCTTCCTCGGGGTGCTCGCCTCGGGGCCGAAAAACGCCATTCAGATGGCCTATCTTGCAAACACCTACCGGGCGGCGAACCTCGCCACCGAGGACGGGGACGTTAAGAGGGGTATCCTCCCTGTGGGGCAGGTAACCGGCCTGATCGAAGACGTGCCGACGATCAAGGAGCTGATGGAGAGGATGGTGAAGGAGGCGGAGGAGACGAAAAAGAAGTTAAACGAGATGATTTAG
- a CDS encoding VOC family protein — MDDKAKRLAKVLKLPKLGQLGIVVKDIEKTAKFYSDTFGLKPWFRAGLSDEEHNLGGKKRLDFDVDIVMAFSGKIQFELIRHVKGDRNIYLDHLEKHGEGLHHLGFFVSDFDKRMEALDKMGIGVLQSGVIKSVGKAGGSVTKYAYLDTVEIGGIIFELIQTKFVGVNIKMSRLWFELGNITGDLEKLKF, encoded by the coding sequence ATGGACGATAAGGCGAAAAGGCTTGCCAAGGTTTTGAAACTTCCGAAGCTGGGTCAGCTGGGGATTGTCGTCAAGGACATCGAAAAGACGGCTAAGTTCTACTCCGATACATTCGGACTTAAGCCCTGGTTCAGGGCAGGGCTTTCTGACGAGGAGCACAACCTGGGGGGAAAGAAGAGGCTCGATTTCGACGTGGATATCGTGATGGCCTTTTCCGGGAAGATCCAGTTCGAGCTGATCAGGCATGTAAAAGGCGATCGCAATATCTACCTTGACCACCTAGAAAAGCATGGAGAGGGTCTTCACCACCTTGGCTTTTTCGTCTCCGACTTCGACAAAAGGATGGAGGCTTTAGACAAGATGGGAATCGGCGTCCTCCAGTCCGGTGTCATAAAGAGCGTGGGTAAGGCCGGAGGGTCGGTGACGAAATACGCCTATCTCGATACGGTGGAGATCGGCGGTATCATCTTCGAGCTGATCCAGACGAAGTTCGTGGGCGTCAATATCAAGATGTCGAGGCTCTGGTTCGAGCTTGGAAACATCACGGGCGATCTCGAAAAGCTGAAGTTTTGA
- a CDS encoding MBL fold metallo-hydrolase, translating into MAESEDERALIVNYDGLSLREYAKKKLHHGFERFLSPFGSIKDQGGFKNLFKWKFLSDNRFKGFYKDERVVGVSVDWNAVKKHKGLSATFLKHSTVLIKDEGKYLLVDPVFYRFIGKIRDFTPLNFDVAEMPAPDHVLISHGHRDHLDFNSLRRLDRNTHLVTPLGYDWIFKILRMKNRTKLDWYESYRNGGFEITLLPCNHWTMRDPIEGPNRSLWGSYLIKTASGGNIFVSGDTAYFDYFKEIGEQCKIDLAIICLGAYEPRWFMKGSHMDPKETVRAFRELNAERLMVIHWGTFRLGDEPVYFPPIDIEREMEAAGLSDRLVKIAHGETLFL; encoded by the coding sequence GTGGCTGAATCCGAGGACGAGAGGGCGCTCATCGTAAACTACGATGGACTTTCCTTGAGAGAATATGCCAAGAAGAAGCTCCATCACGGCTTTGAGCGCTTTCTGAGTCCCTTCGGGAGCATCAAGGATCAGGGAGGCTTCAAGAATCTCTTCAAGTGGAAGTTCCTCTCCGACAACAGGTTCAAGGGTTTTTACAAGGACGAGAGGGTCGTGGGCGTCTCCGTGGACTGGAACGCCGTTAAAAAACACAAGGGGCTGTCCGCAACCTTCCTGAAGCACTCCACCGTGCTGATAAAGGATGAGGGCAAGTATCTCCTGGTCGACCCCGTTTTTTACAGGTTCATAGGGAAGATCAGGGACTTCACGCCCCTCAATTTTGACGTGGCGGAGATGCCCGCCCCGGACCACGTCCTGATCAGCCACGGCCACCGCGACCACCTCGATTTCAATTCATTGAGAAGACTCGACAGGAATACCCATCTGGTCACTCCCCTGGGCTACGATTGGATCTTCAAGATATTGAGGATGAAGAACCGAACCAAGCTCGATTGGTACGAGAGCTACAGGAACGGCGGATTCGAGATAACCCTCCTTCCCTGTAACCACTGGACGATGAGGGACCCGATCGAGGGGCCGAACCGCTCCCTCTGGGGATCGTATCTCATAAAGACCGCCTCGGGCGGTAATATCTTCGTCTCTGGGGATACGGCCTATTTCGACTACTTCAAGGAGATAGGCGAACAGTGCAAGATCGACCTTGCGATAATATGCCTGGGCGCCTACGAGCCGAGGTGGTTCATGAAGGGGAGCCACATGGATCCGAAGGAGACGGTCAGGGCTTTCAGGGAGCTCAACGCCGAGAGGCTGATGGTGATCCACTGGGGGACGTTCCGCCTGGGGGATGAGCCTGTCTACTTTCCGCCCATCGATATCGAGAGGGAGATGGAGGCCGCGGGTCTTTCCGATCGCCTGGTCAAGATCGCCCACGGGGAGACCCTCTTCCTTTAG
- a CDS encoding RnfABCDGE type electron transport complex subunit D, translating into MTESGAGYIITTSPHIHTADSIPRVMYSVVIALIPAVIVSVLFFGKAAIVIYCLSIVSCLACEAIAQKIMGRPITVTDGSILVTAILFAMNIPPSSPWWLVVLGSVIAVVLGKQIYGGLGYNPFNPVLVARILLLISFPVQMTSWIKPAPLFSGADLVSVATPLGEVKTELMLKGAIDLSRYNYLDFTTGFMGGSMGEMSVLALLLGAAFLLYRKYITWHIPAGFIGTVFVMTGIFWLVDPTRYANPIFHVLAGGLVLGAFFMATDMVTSPVYPRGKIIFGIGCGVITVVIRLFGGYPEGVAFSILLMNAATPIIDRYTVPKKFGYIKIDEAKAG; encoded by the coding sequence ATGACAGAAAGTGGAGCCGGCTATATCATAACCACATCGCCCCACATCCACACGGCGGATTCCATTCCCAGGGTGATGTACTCGGTGGTGATCGCCCTTATCCCGGCCGTTATCGTCTCCGTACTCTTCTTCGGCAAGGCGGCGATTGTAATCTACTGCCTGAGCATAGTCTCCTGCCTCGCCTGCGAGGCGATAGCGCAAAAAATTATGGGCCGCCCCATAACGGTAACCGATGGGAGCATCCTGGTCACGGCAATTTTATTTGCCATGAACATCCCCCCGTCGTCCCCCTGGTGGCTCGTCGTCTTAGGCTCGGTGATCGCCGTAGTCCTCGGAAAGCAGATCTACGGAGGTCTGGGGTACAACCCCTTCAATCCGGTTCTGGTGGCGAGGATCTTGCTTTTGATCTCATTCCCCGTCCAGATGACATCCTGGATAAAGCCGGCGCCCCTCTTCTCCGGGGCCGACCTCGTAAGCGTGGCGACGCCACTGGGCGAGGTCAAGACGGAGCTGATGCTCAAGGGCGCCATCGACCTTAGCAGGTACAATTATCTCGATTTCACGACCGGGTTTATGGGCGGAAGCATGGGGGAGATGTCGGTCCTGGCCCTCCTTCTGGGAGCGGCATTTCTTCTCTATCGCAAATATATAACGTGGCACATCCCGGCGGGCTTTATAGGCACCGTATTTGTAATGACCGGCATATTCTGGCTGGTCGACCCGACGAGGTACGCAAACCCGATCTTTCACGTCCTCGCCGGCGGGCTCGTCCTCGGGGCGTTCTTCATGGCGACCGATATGGTGACCTCACCGGTATACCCGAGGGGAAAGATAATCTTCGGAATCGGGTGCGGAGTAATCACCGTGGTGATCCGCCTCTTCGGCGGATACCCGGAGGGGGTGGCGTTCTCCATACTCCTCATGAATGCCGCAACGCCGATAATCGACAGGTACACTGTTCCCAAGAAGTTCGGCTACATAAAGATAGACGAGGCGAAGGCGGGTTAG
- a CDS encoding 3-methyl-2-oxobutanoate dehydrogenase subunit VorB, translating into MEGEAKDGGKQKVVRQKSSKKLMRGNTVVGEAAVRAGCTCYFGYPITPQNQLPEYMSRRLAEVKDGIFIQSESEISAINMVLGASAAGARAMTSSSSPGISLKQEGISFLCGDELPAVIVNMVRGGPGLGNISPAQSDYFQSTRGGGHGDYRVVVLAPASCQELADLTMEAFDISDYYRNPVIILADGMLGQMMEPVTFDNYKPRKLPKKDYTITGAKGRPSRIVCSLILNTQEMEEHNWKLMRKYQMITKKEVKCEEFMMDDAKLAVVAYGTAARIAKGGVKRARKEGLKVGLIRPITLWPFPSEVIRKWVKSVSLFFVFEMSAGQMVEDVELSLKGASEVYFYGRPGGVVPTPVELSRIISRQYLQKGL; encoded by the coding sequence ATGGAAGGGGAAGCCAAAGACGGCGGCAAACAGAAGGTCGTCAGGCAAAAGAGCAGCAAGAAGCTTATGAGGGGAAACACGGTGGTGGGGGAGGCCGCCGTGAGGGCCGGGTGCACCTGCTATTTCGGCTATCCCATAACGCCACAGAATCAGCTTCCCGAATATATGTCGAGAAGGCTTGCCGAGGTCAAGGACGGCATATTTATCCAGTCCGAGAGCGAAATATCGGCCATAAATATGGTTCTTGGGGCCAGCGCGGCGGGGGCAAGGGCAATGACCTCGTCTTCAAGTCCCGGAATAAGCCTGAAGCAGGAGGGGATCTCCTTTCTCTGCGGGGACGAGCTCCCGGCCGTTATCGTAAACATGGTGAGGGGAGGCCCCGGCCTCGGGAACATCTCGCCCGCCCAGTCCGACTATTTCCAGTCAACCCGCGGCGGCGGCCACGGCGATTACCGGGTGGTAGTCCTGGCGCCCGCCTCCTGTCAGGAGCTGGCTGATCTGACGATGGAGGCCTTCGACATTTCCGACTACTACAGAAATCCGGTTATTATCTTGGCCGACGGAATGCTGGGGCAGATGATGGAGCCGGTGACGTTCGACAACTACAAGCCCAGGAAGCTCCCGAAAAAGGATTATACGATAACCGGTGCGAAGGGGAGGCCGTCGAGGATCGTCTGCTCCCTCATTTTGAATACGCAGGAGATGGAAGAGCACAACTGGAAGCTCATGCGCAAATATCAGATGATCACGAAAAAAGAGGTCAAGTGCGAAGAGTTCATGATGGACGACGCAAAACTTGCGGTCGTCGCCTACGGCACGGCCGCGAGGATTGCGAAGGGGGGCGTTAAGAGGGCGAGAAAGGAGGGGCTTAAGGTTGGTTTGATACGCCCCATCACCCTCTGGCCGTTTCCCTCCGAGGTTATAAGGAAATGGGTGAAGTCGGTCTCTCTCTTCTTCGTCTTCGAGATGAGCGCGGGCCAGATGGTCGAAGACGTGGAGCTCTCGTTGAAGGGGGCGTCGGAGGTCTACTTTTACGGAAGGCCGGGCGGGGTTGTGCCGACGCCTGTGGAGCTTTCGAGGATAATATCACGCCAATATTTACAGAAGGGATTATAG
- a CDS encoding 4Fe-4S binding protein: protein MKGKIVIDEEACKGCLFCIEACPRDMIEVSDNLNLKGYYPARVVDSGENRCTGCALCAVACPDVAIEVYREAEH, encoded by the coding sequence TTGAAAGGGAAGATAGTAATAGACGAGGAAGCCTGTAAGGGATGCCTCTTCTGCATAGAGGCGTGTCCAAGGGATATGATTGAAGTATCGGACAATCTTAATCTGAAGGGATACTATCCGGCCAGGGTCGTTGACTCCGGTGAGAACAGGTGCACCGGGTGCGCCCTTTGTGCGGTTGCGTGTCCTGATGTGGCGATAGAGGTGTATCGTGAAGCAGAGCATTGA
- the rsxC gene encoding electron transport complex subunit RsxC produces MNKKKTYRFSGGVHPPEEKLTRSLPIEEMPPPKKAYIPLSQHIGAPSSPVVEPGDKVNIGTRLSDPGGFVSAPVFSSISGKVVEIVDHPHTLGRSMPTVVIEAEGTDEWDKSIKPRTDYEALSPDEIKSIIQNAGIVGMGGATFPTHVKLSPPKEKPINAFIINGAECEPYLTADHRVMLEMPEKVVSGAMLIGKVLGVKKIYVGIENNKMDAVEAMRDVVKEDNVEIVPLKVRYPQGAEKQLIKTILNRDVPSGGLPMDVGVVVQNVGTAVAVHDAVALGRPLVERITTVTGPGIKNPKNLKIRIGTPISEVIDYCGGLSEDVGKVILGGPMMGLAQYDLSVSVIKGTSGILILTDEMLDTTAQGPCLRCGNCVTVCPMGLTPLMFGRYTELGMFNEAERNNVMDCIECGCCAYECPSHIPLVHYAKYAKAEIQAARRKRA; encoded by the coding sequence ATGAATAAGAAGAAGACATACAGGTTTTCGGGGGGTGTTCACCCGCCTGAGGAGAAGCTGACGAGGAGTCTCCCCATAGAAGAAATGCCCCCTCCGAAAAAGGCCTACATCCCCCTCTCCCAGCATATCGGCGCGCCGTCGAGTCCGGTGGTTGAGCCGGGAGACAAGGTGAATATCGGAACGAGGCTCTCCGATCCGGGCGGCTTCGTGTCGGCCCCGGTCTTCTCCTCGATTTCGGGGAAGGTGGTTGAAATAGTCGATCACCCCCACACCCTCGGGAGGTCGATGCCCACCGTCGTTATCGAGGCGGAGGGAACAGACGAGTGGGACAAATCAATAAAACCAAGGACAGATTACGAGGCCCTCTCCCCGGACGAGATAAAGTCTATAATCCAAAACGCCGGCATCGTGGGAATGGGGGGTGCCACGTTTCCCACCCACGTCAAGCTCTCGCCGCCCAAGGAGAAGCCGATAAACGCCTTTATAATAAACGGCGCCGAGTGCGAGCCGTACCTGACGGCGGACCACCGCGTCATGCTGGAGATGCCTGAGAAGGTGGTGTCCGGCGCCATGCTCATCGGCAAGGTCCTCGGGGTCAAGAAGATATACGTGGGGATAGAGAACAACAAGATGGACGCCGTAGAGGCGATGAGGGATGTGGTGAAAGAGGACAATGTGGAGATAGTCCCCCTGAAGGTACGGTACCCCCAGGGTGCGGAAAAACAGCTTATAAAAACGATATTGAACAGGGATGTCCCTTCCGGGGGGCTCCCCATGGACGTGGGCGTCGTCGTCCAGAACGTCGGGACGGCGGTCGCCGTTCACGACGCGGTGGCGCTCGGAAGGCCCCTCGTCGAGCGTATAACGACAGTCACCGGCCCCGGAATAAAAAACCCGAAAAACCTTAAGATAAGGATAGGGACTCCTATATCGGAGGTGATCGACTACTGCGGGGGACTCTCCGAGGACGTGGGAAAGGTGATCCTCGGCGGGCCGATGATGGGTCTCGCCCAGTACGACCTCTCCGTCTCTGTAATCAAGGGGACGTCGGGTATCCTGATCCTGACCGATGAGATGCTCGACACGACCGCCCAGGGGCCGTGCCTCCGCTGCGGGAACTGCGTCACGGTCTGCCCCATGGGCCTGACGCCCCTGATGTTCGGGAGATACACGGAGCTTGGGATGTTCAACGAGGCGGAAAGGAACAACGTCATGGACTGCATCGAATGCGGATGCTGCGCCTACGAATGCCCCTCGCACATTCCGCTTGTCCATTACGCCAAGTACGCAAAGGCGGAAATTCAGGCCGCAAGGAGGAAAAGGGCGTGA
- the rsxA gene encoding electron transport complex subunit RsxA, whose protein sequence is MEKLLLLIISAVLVNNFVLARFLGICPFLGVSKKTETAIGMGMAVIFVMSIASLVTWILQYYILTPYNIQYLQTIVFILVIASLVQLVEMIIQKVSPVLYQALGIFLPLITTNCAVLGVAVLNIQKGYSFWESVIFGVGASLGFALALILFAGIRERLDLADVPKPLRGTAIALVTAGLLSLAFMGFAGLVK, encoded by the coding sequence ATGGAAAAACTGCTCCTCCTAATTATCAGCGCGGTATTGGTAAATAACTTCGTCCTCGCAAGATTCCTGGGCATATGCCCATTTCTCGGAGTGTCAAAAAAGACGGAGACCGCCATCGGCATGGGAATGGCGGTCATCTTCGTAATGAGCATTGCGTCACTCGTCACCTGGATTCTCCAGTATTATATCCTTACCCCTTATAATATCCAATATCTACAAACTATCGTGTTCATCCTTGTCATAGCCTCTCTTGTCCAGCTTGTCGAGATGATAATCCAGAAGGTAAGCCCAGTCCTCTATCAGGCATTGGGGATATTTCTCCCCCTTATCACCACGAACTGCGCTGTTTTGGGCGTGGCCGTTCTGAACATCCAGAAAGGCTACAGCTTCTGGGAGTCCGTTATCTTCGGCGTGGGCGCGTCTTTGGGGTTTGCCCTCGCGCTGATCCTGTTCGCGGGAATCAGGGAGCGACTCGACCTCGCCGATGTGCCCAAGCCCCTCAGGGGTACAGCCATCGCCCTTGTCACGGCGGGGCTCCTATCACTGGCGTTTATGGGATTCGCCGGCCTCGTCAAGTAG
- a CDS encoding RnfABCDGE type electron transport complex subunit G has product MKEIGKLILVLTLICLAAAAALSQIEKLTREPIAQALREEKLKAIRKVLPEYDNEPDKESVSIVVGKDDSGKDIEKEYYIAKKGGDLVGVAFEGSSSEGYGGEIAVMIGVDKEDTINGIEIIKHAETPGLGSKITESVFLSIFKGRTLENTKWAVKKDGGDIDQITGATISPRAVVYAVDKELKRFSEHREEILEMVKMKKRDEGAPSSE; this is encoded by the coding sequence ATGAAGGAGATTGGAAAGCTCATTCTCGTTTTGACACTGATCTGTCTCGCGGCGGCGGCGGCGCTCTCCCAGATCGAGAAGCTTACCAGAGAACCGATAGCCCAAGCCTTGAGGGAAGAGAAGCTCAAGGCCATCAGGAAGGTGCTCCCTGAATACGACAACGAGCCGGACAAGGAGAGCGTGTCGATTGTCGTGGGCAAGGACGACTCCGGCAAGGATATCGAAAAGGAATACTATATAGCGAAAAAGGGTGGAGATCTGGTCGGCGTGGCCTTCGAGGGATCCTCCTCGGAAGGATACGGCGGTGAGATTGCCGTGATGATAGGGGTCGATAAAGAGGACACCATAAACGGAATAGAGATAATAAAACATGCGGAGACCCCCGGTCTCGGCTCCAAGATCACCGAGAGCGTCTTCCTCTCGATATTTAAGGGGAGAACCCTCGAAAACACCAAGTGGGCCGTGAAAAAGGACGGGGGGGACATCGACCAGATCACCGGCGCCACCATATCCCCCAGGGCGGTGGTCTACGCGGTTGATAAGGAGCTAAAGAGGTTTTCAGAGCACAGGGAGGAGATCCTCGAAATGGTGAAGATGAAAAAAAGGGACGAGGGCGCTCCATCGAGCGAGTGA